From Mycobacterium lacus, one genomic window encodes:
- a CDS encoding cutinase family protein gives MIPRHVARFAGPAVITAWGVSACVLPGAALPSAAAQPCPDVEVVFARGTGEPPGVGPTGQAFVDSLRSRIGAKSMEVYPVNYPAIDQWDTGVDGISDAGAHIVSTTSSCPQTKMVLGGYSQGAAVMGFVTSSTVPDGIDPATVPKPLAPEVADHVAAVVLFGAPNVRAMNFLGEPPIVIGPQYQGKTIKVCAPEDPVCSDGMNFAAHDTYAEDWAMVDRGAAFAASRLGAGPGAPVPSPGGGFGN, from the coding sequence ATGATTCCACGTCACGTCGCCCGTTTCGCTGGTCCCGCGGTCATCACGGCATGGGGCGTCAGCGCCTGTGTCCTTCCCGGTGCCGCTCTCCCATCCGCGGCTGCCCAACCGTGCCCCGACGTGGAGGTGGTGTTCGCTCGCGGCACCGGCGAGCCGCCCGGCGTTGGCCCCACGGGACAGGCGTTCGTCGACTCCCTGCGGTCGCGCATTGGGGCCAAGTCGATGGAGGTATATCCGGTCAACTACCCGGCCATCGACCAGTGGGACACCGGCGTCGACGGCATCAGCGACGCGGGCGCTCACATCGTTTCCACGACGAGTAGCTGTCCGCAGACCAAGATGGTGCTCGGCGGCTACTCCCAAGGCGCCGCCGTGATGGGCTTCGTCACCTCGTCCACGGTCCCGGATGGGATCGATCCCGCGACCGTTCCCAAACCGCTTGCGCCCGAGGTGGCCGACCACGTCGCCGCCGTGGTGCTGTTCGGAGCGCCGAATGTGCGGGCCATGAATTTCCTCGGCGAGCCGCCGATCGTCATCGGCCCGCAGTACCAGGGCAAAACCATCAAGGTGTGCGCTCCCGAAGACCCGGTGTGCTCCGACGGGATGAATTTCGCCGCGCACGATACGTATGCCGAGGACTGGGCGATGGTCGACCGGGGGGCGGCCTTCGCCGCCAGTCGTCTTGGCGCGGGTCCTGGCGCGCCGGTCCCGTCTCCCGGCGGAGGCTTTGGAAACTGA
- a CDS encoding 5'-methylthioadenosine/adenosylhomocysteine nucleosidase — protein sequence MCAIPQELAQLRSVLSDAQRHELARTTFDTGELDAHRVVLAAAGMGKVNTGLVATLLADRFRCRIIVFTGVAGGLDPELRIGDIVIADRVVQHDFGLLIDERLQPYQPGHVPFINPTERLGFPVAAELMERVKRRLEGIHLPPLSAVAGVGSRVPRINYGTILTGDQYLHCARTRDRLHDDFGGLAIEMEGGALAQICESFGIPWLVIRALSDLAGTRSGLDFNRFADGAAASSARILRWLLPVLDAVADR from the coding sequence ATGTGTGCAATCCCGCAGGAGCTGGCGCAACTGCGTAGCGTTCTGTCCGACGCCCAGCGCCACGAGCTGGCACGCACCACCTTCGACACCGGCGAGCTCGATGCGCACCGGGTCGTGTTGGCCGCGGCGGGGATGGGCAAGGTTAACACTGGACTGGTCGCCACCCTGCTCGCCGACCGATTCCGTTGCCGCATCATTGTTTTCACCGGCGTGGCCGGCGGGCTGGATCCCGAACTACGTATCGGTGACATAGTCATCGCCGACCGCGTCGTGCAGCACGATTTCGGTCTGCTTATCGACGAACGGCTGCAGCCCTATCAGCCGGGGCATGTTCCCTTCATCAATCCGACTGAACGGCTCGGCTTCCCGGTCGCAGCCGAACTGATGGAGCGCGTCAAACGCCGTCTCGAGGGCATTCACCTTCCGCCCCTGTCAGCCGTCGCAGGTGTCGGAAGCCGGGTGCCACGGATCAACTACGGCACCATCTTGACCGGCGACCAGTACTTGCATTGCGCGCGAACCCGCGACCGGCTGCACGACGACTTCGGCGGTCTCGCAATCGAAATGGAGGGTGGCGCGCTGGCCCAGATCTGCGAGTCCTTCGGTATACCTTGGTTGGTCATCCGTGCGCTCTCCGACCTTGCCGGCACCCGCTCCGGACTGGACTTCAACCGGTTTGCCGACGGCGCTGCGGCCAGTTCGGCCCGCATCTTGCGGTGGTTGTTGCCCGTCCTCGATGCCGTCGCCGATCGATAA
- a CDS encoding DUF2127 domain-containing protein: MAKRENRGTNRWELITCALSGHATYGPDDEALAERLSAKTKLGEVWRCLRCGDFALGEPHGRGRPEDAPLIMRGKALRQAIIIRALGVERLFRALVLALAAWAVWEFRGARGAIQATLDRDLPIFRAAGFKVDQMSAIHELEKALAAKPSTLALITALLAAYSVLQVVEGVGLWLLKRWGEYFAVVATSIFLPLEIHDLAKGITMTRVVTFSINVAAVVYLLVSKRLFGLRGGRKAYDEERHGEQLLDLERAAMTTT, encoded by the coding sequence GTGGCCAAGCGTGAAAATCGTGGCACCAACCGGTGGGAGCTGATTACCTGCGCGCTCAGCGGGCACGCCACCTATGGGCCCGACGACGAGGCACTCGCTGAGCGGCTCAGCGCCAAAACGAAGCTCGGTGAAGTGTGGCGCTGCCTGCGCTGCGGCGATTTCGCCCTCGGCGAGCCGCATGGCCGGGGCCGCCCCGAGGATGCGCCACTGATCATGCGCGGCAAGGCGTTACGTCAGGCAATCATCATTCGAGCGCTCGGGGTCGAGCGCTTGTTTCGGGCGCTGGTGCTGGCGCTCGCCGCGTGGGCGGTGTGGGAGTTTCGTGGTGCGCGTGGCGCGATCCAAGCCACCCTGGACCGCGACCTGCCGATTTTCCGGGCCGCCGGTTTCAAGGTCGATCAGATGTCCGCGATACACGAGCTGGAAAAGGCGCTGGCCGCAAAACCATCCACACTTGCCCTGATAACCGCCCTGCTGGCGGCCTATTCGGTGCTGCAGGTCGTCGAAGGTGTCGGCCTGTGGTTGCTGAAACGCTGGGGTGAGTACTTCGCGGTGGTGGCTACCTCGATCTTCCTGCCGTTGGAGATCCATGACCTGGCCAAGGGCATCACGATGACCCGTGTGGTGACCTTCAGCATCAACGTGGCCGCGGTGGTCTACCTGCTGGTCTCGAAACGGCTGTTCGGTCTGCGGGGTGGGCGCAAGGCCTACGACGAGGAACGGCACGGCGAGCAGCTGCTGGACCTCGAACGCGCCGCCATGACGACGACGTGA
- a CDS encoding L-serine ammonia-lyase, with protein MTVSVFDLFTVGIGPSSSHTVGPMRAANQFVATLRQRGRVHEVGTVRVELFSSLAATGAGHGTMSAILLGLEGFRPESISTEQKERRLADIAASGTTWIYGVTPVRLAERDIELHPDVVLPTHPNGMTFTAADSRGRILHEQTYFSVGGGFIVTEQSSRSAGQHPCSAGLPYSSAQRLLDICDRLDIAISEVALRNESCCRSEGEVGRGLLHLRDVMVECERRSIARDGLLPGGLGVRRRAKSWYERLSAEDPTRKPEFAEDWVNLVALAVNEENASGGRIVTAPTNGAAGIVPAVLHYATHYTPAGAADPDDTAVRFLLTAGAIGSLFKERASISGAEVGCQGEVGSAAAMAAAGLAEILGGTPRQVENAAEIAMEHSLGLTCDPIAGLVQIPCIERNAISAGKAINAARMALRGDGVHRVTLDQVIDTMRATGADMHSKYKETSAGGLAVNVGVNIVEC; from the coding sequence GTGACCGTCAGCGTTTTCGACCTGTTCACCGTCGGGATCGGGCCGTCCAGCTCCCACACGGTGGGCCCGATGCGCGCGGCCAATCAGTTCGTAGCAACCCTGCGCCAACGGGGTCGAGTGCATGAAGTCGGCACGGTGCGAGTGGAGCTGTTCAGCTCGCTGGCGGCAACCGGAGCGGGCCACGGCACGATGTCGGCGATACTGCTGGGGTTGGAAGGCTTTCGGCCGGAGTCGATCAGCACCGAACAAAAGGAGCGCCGCCTCGCCGACATCGCAGCGTCGGGCACGACATGGATCTACGGCGTCACGCCGGTGCGGCTGGCCGAGCGTGACATCGAATTGCATCCCGACGTCGTCCTGCCCACGCATCCCAACGGGATGACGTTTACCGCCGCTGATTCCCGCGGCCGGATCCTGCATGAGCAGACATATTTCTCGGTGGGCGGCGGGTTCATCGTCACCGAACAGTCCAGCCGGAGCGCCGGCCAACATCCGTGCTCCGCTGGCCTGCCCTACTCGTCGGCTCAGAGGCTGCTCGACATCTGCGACCGCCTCGACATCGCCATCAGCGAGGTGGCGCTGCGTAATGAGTCTTGCTGCCGCTCTGAAGGCGAGGTCGGCCGCGGGCTGCTGCACCTGCGTGACGTGATGGTCGAGTGCGAGCGACGCAGCATTGCCCGCGACGGGTTGCTTCCCGGCGGCCTCGGGGTGCGCCGTCGCGCGAAAAGTTGGTATGAACGGTTGAGCGCCGAAGACCCCACTCGCAAACCGGAATTCGCCGAGGATTGGGTCAACCTGGTCGCGCTGGCGGTCAACGAGGAGAACGCTTCCGGTGGGCGCATAGTCACCGCGCCGACCAACGGTGCTGCCGGCATCGTCCCCGCCGTCCTGCATTACGCCACGCACTACACGCCGGCCGGCGCCGCGGATCCCGACGACACCGCCGTGCGATTCCTGCTCACCGCGGGGGCCATCGGATCCTTGTTCAAGGAACGGGCATCGATCTCGGGAGCCGAGGTCGGATGCCAGGGGGAAGTCGGCTCTGCGGCCGCCATGGCCGCCGCCGGGTTGGCTGAAATCCTCGGTGGCACACCGCGACAAGTGGAAAACGCCGCCGAGATCGCCATGGAGCACAGCCTCGGTCTGACCTGCGACCCAATTGCCGGCCTGGTGCAGATCCCCTGCATCGAGCGCAACGCGATTTCCGCCGGCAAAGCCATCAACGCCGCACGGATGGCACTGCGTGGAGACGGTGTCCACCGCGTCACCCTCGACCAGGTGATCGACACCATGCGGGCCACCGGTGCGGATATGCACAGCAAATACAAGGAGACCTCCGCCGGCGGGCTCGCCGTCAACGTGGGGGTCAACATCGTCGAATGTTGA
- the glyA gene encoding serine hydroxymethyltransferase — MNNLDQPLATFDPDIAALIDNELRRQEAGLEMIASENHAPLAVMQAQGSVLTNKYAEGYPGRRYYGGCQFVDGVEQLAIDRVKALFGVEYANVQPHSGATANAATMHALLTPGDTILGLSLAHGGHLTHGMRINFSGKLYKVAAYEVSKEDYRIDMDAVAEAARKHRPKMIIAGWSAYPRHLDFARFRDIADEIDALLMVDMAHFAGLVAAGLHPSPVPHAHVVTSTTHKTLGGPRGGIILSNDAAIAKKVNSAVFPGQQGGPLEHVIAAKATGFKMAAQPEFAQRQRRCLDGARILADRLTQPDVAERGITVLTGGTDVHLVLVDLRDAELDGQQAEDRLASVDITVNRNAVPFDPRPPMVTSGLRIGTPALASRGFSLNDFRAVADVIAAALTATSEGQLGPLRAQVRQLAARYPLYPSLRQP; from the coding sequence ATGAACAACCTCGACCAACCCCTGGCCACCTTCGACCCCGACATCGCGGCCCTGATCGACAACGAACTGCGTCGCCAGGAGGCCGGTTTGGAGATGATCGCCTCGGAGAACCATGCGCCGCTGGCGGTGATGCAGGCGCAGGGTTCGGTTCTGACCAACAAGTACGCCGAGGGTTACCCGGGCCGGCGCTATTACGGCGGGTGCCAATTCGTCGACGGCGTCGAGCAGCTGGCGATCGACCGCGTCAAGGCCCTCTTCGGCGTCGAATACGCCAACGTGCAACCACATTCGGGTGCCACCGCCAACGCCGCCACCATGCACGCCCTGTTGACTCCCGGCGACACCATCCTGGGGTTGTCGCTGGCACATGGCGGCCACCTCACCCACGGGATGCGCATCAACTTCTCCGGCAAGCTCTACAAGGTCGCCGCCTACGAGGTGTCCAAAGAGGACTACCGCATCGACATGGACGCCGTCGCCGAAGCCGCCCGCAAACATCGGCCCAAAATGATCATCGCGGGCTGGTCGGCTTATCCTCGCCACCTGGACTTCGCCCGGTTCCGCGACATCGCCGACGAAATCGACGCCCTGCTGATGGTCGACATGGCGCATTTCGCCGGCCTGGTCGCCGCCGGGCTGCACCCCAGCCCGGTGCCGCACGCTCACGTCGTCACATCCACCACCCACAAGACACTCGGCGGTCCTCGCGGCGGCATCATCTTGTCCAACGACGCCGCCATCGCCAAGAAGGTCAACTCCGCGGTCTTCCCCGGGCAGCAGGGCGGACCGCTCGAACATGTCATCGCCGCCAAGGCGACCGGGTTCAAGATGGCCGCGCAACCCGAATTCGCCCAGCGGCAACGACGTTGCCTCGACGGCGCGCGAATCCTCGCCGACCGGCTGACCCAGCCCGATGTCGCCGAACGCGGTATCACGGTGCTGACCGGCGGCACCGATGTACACCTCGTCCTGGTGGACCTGCGTGACGCCGAACTCGACGGCCAGCAAGCCGAAGACCGGTTGGCCTCCGTGGACATCACCGTTAACCGCAACGCGGTGCCCTTCGACCCCCGACCCCCGATGGTCACCTCGGGGCTGCGGATCGGCACCCCCGCCCTGGCCTCACGCGGCTTCTCGCTCAACGACTTCCGCGCTGTGGCAGACGTGATCGCTGCCGCACTGACTGCCACTAGCGAGGGCCAGCTGGGTCCGCTCCGCGCCCAGGTCCGGCAGCTTGCCGCGCGGTACCCGCTCTATCCGTCATTGCGCCAGCCGTGA
- a CDS encoding ABC transporter permease codes for MLFAALRDMQWRKRRLVIAIVSTGLIFGMTLVLTGLANGFRVEARHTVDSMGIDEFVVKSGAAGPFLGSIPFPDVDLARVAAEPGVEAAAPLGCVGTMMREGTSTRNVTAFGAPERGPGMPKVSEGRTPSTPDEVAVSSTTGRHVGDTLEVGTHALHIVGVVPNSTAMAKIPNVFLTTQGLQQLAYNGQPLITSIGVKGTPRALPDGYQAFDRTGAVNELVRPLKVAVNSISIVAVLLWIVAVLIVGSVVYLSALERLRDFAVFKAIGTTTRSILAGLALQALVVALLAAVVGVILAQLLAPLFPMIVAVPIGAYLALPMVAIMIGLLASLAGLRRVVAVDPALAFGGP; via the coding sequence ATGCTCTTTGCGGCCCTGCGTGACATGCAATGGCGAAAACGGCGCCTCGTCATCGCGATCGTCAGCACCGGACTGATCTTCGGGATGACACTCGTGCTGACCGGGCTTGCGAACGGCTTTCGGGTCGAGGCCAGGCACACCGTGGATTCCATGGGTATCGACGAGTTTGTGGTCAAATCCGGCGCGGCCGGGCCGTTCCTGGGTTCGATACCGTTCCCCGACGTTGACCTGGCGCGGGTGGCCGCTGAGCCCGGCGTCGAGGCTGCGGCCCCACTGGGCTGCGTGGGGACGATGATGAGGGAAGGCACATCAACGCGAAACGTCACGGCCTTCGGCGCGCCCGAGCGTGGACCCGGCATGCCGAAGGTCTCGGAGGGTCGGACACCCTCGACACCGGATGAGGTTGCGGTGTCGAGCACAACGGGCCGGCACGTCGGCGACACCCTGGAGGTCGGTACGCACGCATTGCACATCGTCGGCGTCGTGCCCAATTCCACCGCAATGGCAAAGATTCCCAACGTGTTCCTGACGACCCAGGGCCTACAGCAACTGGCGTACAACGGGCAGCCGCTGATCACGTCGATCGGAGTCAAAGGCACACCCCGAGCGCTGCCCGACGGCTACCAGGCCTTCGACCGAACGGGTGCTGTCAACGAGCTGGTGCGCCCGTTGAAGGTCGCGGTGAACTCGATATCTATCGTGGCCGTCTTGCTGTGGATCGTGGCGGTGCTGATCGTCGGATCAGTGGTATACCTCTCCGCGCTCGAGCGACTGCGCGACTTTGCGGTGTTCAAGGCCATCGGCACAACGACGCGCTCGATTCTGGCGGGACTCGCCTTGCAGGCGCTCGTCGTCGCGCTGTTGGCAGCGGTGGTAGGTGTTATCCTTGCCCAGCTGCTGGCACCGTTGTTCCCGATGATTGTCGCGGTGCCCATCGGTGCCTACCTGGCGCTGCCGATGGTCGCGATCATGATCGGCCTGCTGGCCAGCCTCGCCGGGCTACGGCGCGTGGTGGCCGTCGACCCCGCGCTCGCGTTCGGAGGCCCCTGA
- a CDS encoding ATP-binding cassette domain-containing protein — MGDLSIQNLVVEYYSGGYALRPINGLNLDVPTSSLVILLGPSGCGKTTLLSCLGGILRPKSGAIKFDDVDITTLEGAALAKYRRDKVGIVFQAFNLVPSLTALENVMIPLRSAGWSRAASRKRAEELLARVNLAERMKHRPGDLSGGQQQRVAVARAIALDPPLILADEPTAHLDFIQVEEVLRLIRELADGDRVVMVATHDSRMLPMADRVVELTPDFAETNRPPETVELKAGEVLFEQSTMGDLIYVVAEGEFEIVHELADGGEELVKVIGSGDYVGEMGVLFHMPRSATVRARSDAVAVGYTAQAFRERLGVGGLRDLIEHRALATDS, encoded by the coding sequence GTGGGCGATCTCAGCATTCAGAACCTCGTCGTCGAGTACTACAGCGGTGGCTACGCCCTGCGGCCGATCAACGGTTTGAACCTCGACGTGCCAACCAGCTCGTTGGTGATCCTGCTGGGGCCCAGTGGCTGTGGCAAGACGACGCTGCTGTCCTGCCTGGGCGGCATCCTGCGGCCCAAGTCGGGGGCAATCAAATTCGACGACGTCGACATCACGACTCTTGAGGGCGCCGCGCTGGCGAAATACCGGCGCGACAAGGTAGGCATCGTCTTCCAGGCGTTCAACCTGGTGCCGAGCCTCACCGCCCTCGAGAACGTGATGATTCCGTTGCGCTCGGCCGGGTGGTCACGCGCGGCCTCGCGTAAGCGTGCCGAGGAATTGCTGGCGCGCGTCAATCTTGCGGAGCGAATGAAGCATCGCCCGGGTGACCTGAGCGGGGGGCAGCAGCAACGCGTCGCGGTCGCGCGCGCGATCGCGCTGGATCCGCCGTTGATCCTCGCCGACGAACCGACCGCGCACCTCGACTTCATACAAGTCGAAGAGGTGCTGCGGCTGATCCGCGAACTCGCCGACGGTGACCGAGTGGTCATGGTCGCGACCCACGACAGCCGGATGCTGCCGATGGCCGATCGCGTCGTCGAGCTGACGCCGGATTTCGCCGAGACGAATCGGCCACCCGAAACTGTCGAACTGAAGGCCGGCGAGGTGCTGTTCGAGCAGAGCACGATGGGCGATCTGATCTACGTGGTCGCCGAAGGCGAATTCGAGATCGTGCACGAATTGGCCGACGGTGGTGAGGAATTGGTCAAAGTGATCGGATCCGGGGACTACGTCGGCGAGATGGGTGTGCTGTTTCACATGCCGCGCTCGGCGACGGTGCGCGCCCGCAGCGACGCGGTGGCGGTCGGCTACACGGCGCAAGCGTTTCGGGAGCGACTCGGCGTGGGGGGTCTGCGCGACCTGATCGAGCACCGCGCGCTTGCCACCGACTCTTAG
- a CDS encoding DUF190 domain-containing protein produces the protein MDEDCLKLSTYLAERRRTDDGFVSDVLLGLYGRHRIATSVVLRGIGGFGTGRHLRTDESLTLSEDPPVVVIAVDTRRTIEPLLDPVLAIKQRGLVTLERARLLRGDIGPVALGDELHEAVKLTICVGRKERVYGVPAYIAICDLLYRRQLAGASVFLGVDGTAHGRRQRAAFFGRNTDVPMMIVAVGSGDLIGRVLPELGGLLRRPMITVERVRVCKRDGELLERPHALPGADEHGLPLWQKLTIYTSESAHDGGMPIHRALLQRLRQRKTPDGATVLRGIWGFHGDHRPHGDKLLSLSRHVPVVTVIVDTPANIAECFDVVDELTQDVGLVTSEMVPALVSDEGHDRRGGPPMARHRY, from the coding sequence GTGGACGAAGATTGCCTGAAGCTCAGTACCTATCTGGCTGAGCGTCGACGGACCGACGACGGCTTTGTCTCCGATGTGCTGCTCGGCCTGTACGGACGGCACCGCATTGCGACCAGCGTCGTGTTGCGCGGCATCGGTGGCTTCGGGACCGGGCGTCACCTCAGGACCGATGAGTCGCTGACGCTGTCCGAGGACCCACCCGTGGTGGTCATAGCCGTGGACACCAGACGGACCATCGAGCCACTGCTCGACCCGGTGCTGGCCATTAAACAACGAGGCCTTGTCACGCTGGAGCGTGCGCGGCTGCTGCGCGGGGATATCGGGCCGGTGGCGCTCGGCGACGAATTGCACGAAGCCGTCAAGCTGACGATTTGCGTTGGCCGCAAAGAGCGCGTCTACGGGGTGCCCGCCTACATTGCGATCTGCGACCTGTTGTACCGGCGCCAACTTGCCGGCGCATCGGTGTTCCTGGGCGTCGACGGCACGGCGCACGGACGGCGACAACGCGCCGCGTTCTTCGGCCGCAATACCGACGTCCCGATGATGATCGTTGCGGTCGGCTCCGGCGATCTGATCGGCCGGGTGTTGCCGGAACTCGGCGGGCTGCTGCGGCGGCCGATGATCACCGTCGAACGGGTCCGGGTGTGCAAACGCGACGGCGAATTACTGGAACGACCGCACGCCCTGCCGGGGGCCGACGAACACGGCCTACCACTGTGGCAGAAGTTGACGATCTACACTTCCGAATCGGCCCATGACGGCGGTATGCCGATTCACCGGGCGTTGCTCCAGCGGCTTCGGCAGCGCAAGACGCCCGACGGTGCGACCGTCCTTCGAGGGATCTGGGGCTTCCACGGCGATCACCGACCCCACGGTGACAAGCTGCTTTCGCTGAGCCGTCACGTCCCCGTCGTCACCGTCATCGTCGACACGCCGGCCAACATCGCCGAATGTTTCGACGTGGTCGACGAACTGACGCAGGACGTGGGATTGGTGACAAGTGAAATGGTGCCCGCGTTGGTGTCGGATGAAGGCCATGACCGCCGGGGCGGACCACCGATGGCCCGCCACAGGTACTAG
- a CDS encoding alpha/beta fold hydrolase produces MPTIDTNAGTIHYEATGPEDGRPIVFVHGYMMGGQLWRQVSERLAGQGLRCIAPTWPLGAHSEPLRPGADRTITGVAGIVADVLAALGLEDVVLVGNDTGGVVTQLVAVHHPDRLGALVLTSCDAFEHFPPPVLKPVILAAKSKTLFRTAIQAMRAPAARKRAYGGLAHGNIDELTQMWVRPVLSNSAIAEDLRQFSLSMRTEVTMGVAARLPEFDKPTLIAWSGDDVFFEQEDGERLAATVPNARLEVIEGARTFSMVDRPEQLAELVSSVAVRACVRRNPTDLQV; encoded by the coding sequence ATGCCGACGATCGACACTAATGCCGGAACCATCCATTACGAAGCAACCGGACCGGAGGACGGCCGGCCTATCGTGTTCGTGCACGGGTACATGATGGGCGGCCAGCTGTGGCGCCAGGTCAGCGAACGACTCGCGGGCCAGGGCCTGCGGTGCATCGCCCCCACCTGGCCGCTGGGCGCGCACTCCGAACCACTGCGTCCCGGCGCCGACCGAACCATCACCGGTGTCGCCGGTATCGTCGCCGATGTCCTTGCCGCCCTTGGCCTCGAGGACGTGGTGCTGGTCGGCAACGACACCGGCGGGGTGGTCACACAGCTCGTGGCGGTGCATCATCCCGACCGGCTCGGTGCGCTCGTGCTCACGAGTTGCGATGCGTTCGAACACTTTCCGCCGCCGGTCCTCAAGCCGGTGATCCTCGCGGCCAAATCGAAGACGCTGTTCCGCACCGCCATCCAGGCCATGCGGGCCCCGGCGGCGCGCAAGCGCGCCTACGGCGGCCTGGCTCATGGCAACATCGACGAGCTCACCCAGATGTGGGTGCGTCCGGTGCTGTCCAATTCGGCGATCGCCGAAGACCTGCGCCAATTTTCGCTATCGATGCGCACGGAGGTCACCATGGGAGTGGCGGCGCGGCTGCCCGAGTTCGACAAGCCGACGCTCATCGCCTGGTCGGGCGACGACGTGTTCTTCGAGCAGGAGGACGGCGAACGACTGGCCGCGACCGTTCCCAACGCCCGCCTGGAGGTCATCGAAGGAGCACGGACGTTCTCGATGGTGGATCGGCCGGAGCAGCTCGCCGAACTGGTGTCGAGTGTCGCGGTGCGCGCCTGTGTCCGCCGCAACCCCACCGATCTGCAGGTATGA
- a CDS encoding TetR/AcrR family transcriptional regulator — protein sequence MEIKRRTQGERSAATRDALISAARKLWGLRGYAEVGTPEIAKEAGVTRGAMYHQFADKAALFRDVVEAVEQDVMARMASLVAASGATTPADAIRAAVDAWLEVSGDPEVRQLILLDAPAVLGWAAFRDVAQRYSLGMTEQLLTEAIRAGQLARLPVRPLAHVLIGALDEAAMAIATADDPKRARRETRQALHRLIDGMLDA from the coding sequence ATGGAAATCAAGAGGCGTACCCAGGGGGAGCGCTCCGCGGCGACCCGCGATGCGCTGATCTCGGCCGCCCGCAAGCTGTGGGGCCTGCGGGGTTACGCGGAGGTGGGGACACCCGAGATCGCCAAGGAGGCTGGGGTCACCCGCGGGGCGATGTATCACCAATTCGCCGACAAGGCAGCGTTATTCCGCGATGTCGTCGAGGCGGTAGAGCAGGACGTGATGGCCCGAATGGCTAGCCTGGTGGCCGCGTCGGGAGCGACGACGCCCGCCGATGCGATCCGCGCCGCCGTCGACGCCTGGCTCGAAGTGTCCGGCGATCCAGAGGTGCGTCAGTTGATCCTGCTGGACGCACCGGCGGTGCTCGGCTGGGCCGCCTTCCGTGACGTCGCGCAGCGGTACAGCCTCGGCATGACCGAGCAGCTGCTCACCGAGGCCATCCGGGCAGGACAGCTCGCTCGTCTGCCGGTGCGGCCGCTGGCCCATGTGCTCATCGGCGCGCTCGACGAGGCGGCCATGGCCATCGCCACCGCCGACGACCCGAAGCGCGCCCGTCGGGAGACCCGGCAGGCGCTGCACCGGCTCATCGACGGGATGCTCGACGCCTAG